One genomic window of Melanotaenia boesemani isolate fMelBoe1 chromosome 20, fMelBoe1.pri, whole genome shotgun sequence includes the following:
- the pax9 gene encoding paired box protein Pax-9, whose product MEPAFGEVNQLGGVFVNGRPLPNAIRLRIVELAQLGIRPCDISRQLRVSHGCVSKILARYNETGSILPGAIGGSKPRVTTPTVVKHIRTYKQRDPGIFAWEIRDRLLADGVCDKFNLPSVSSISRILRNKIGNLSQQSQYESGKQAPHPPPQPTLPYNHLYSYPTSKVPTPPGMPTLPGHMAMHRIWPSSHSVTDILGIRSITEQQISDSPSFSSAKLEEWSAINRSNFPPASSPLVNGMDKSHLEPEAKYSQTPNGLPTVNSYVTAPSIPPYHPPTQVSPYMGYSATTSAYVTGPTWQPASGSALSPHSCDISTSLAFKSMTASRDTIHRVAASVL is encoded by the exons ATGG AGCCTGCCTTCGGTGAGGTGAACCAACTCGGTGGTGTTTTCGTAAACGGTCGGCCGCTCCCCAATGCCATCCGGCTCAGGATAGTGGAGCTGGCCCAACTTGGGATTCGACCATGTGACATCAGCAGGCAGCTGCGAGTCTCCCACGGCTGCGTGAGTAAGATCCTGGCTCGCTACAACGAGACCGGCTCCATCCTCCCGGGGGCCATCGGAGGCAGCAAGCCGCGGGTTACCACACCCACCGTGGTCAAGCACATACGGACTTACAAGCAGAGAGACCCAGGGATTTTTGCCTGGGAGATCCGGGACAGGTTACTGGCTGACGGAGTTTGCGACAAGTTCAATCTGCCCTCCGTCAGCTCCATCAGCCGGATCCTCCGGAACAAGATTGGGAATCTGTCCCAGCAGAGTCAGTATGAGTCGGGCAAGCAGGCGCCTCACCCACCGCCACAACCAACGTTACCTTATAACCACTTATACTCATACCCGACATCCAAAGTGCCTACTCCCCCCGGTATGCCCACCCTTCCTGGACACATGGCCATGCACAGGATATGGCCCTCCTCGCATTCTGTTACAGATATTCTGGGGATACGGTCCATTACAGAGCAACAAA TTAGTGACAGTCCATCCTTTTCCAGCGCCAAACTAGAAGAATGGAGCGCTATAAACAGGAGTAATTTCCCACCAGCAAGCTCTCCGCTAGTCAATGGCATGGATAAATCGCATTTAGAACCTGAAGCAAAATACTCACAG acgCCGAATGGATTGCCCACAGTGAACAGCTATGTCACAGCACCCAGCATCCCTCCCTACCACCCTCCCACCCAAGTGTCACCCTACATGGGGTACAGCGCCACCACGTCGGCCTATGTGACCGGACCCACATGGCAGCCGGCCAGTGGCAGTGCTCTATCTCCCCACAGCTGTGACATCTCCACTTCTTTGGCCTTCAAGAGCATGACAGCCAGTCGTGACACCATCCACCGGGTCGCTGCATCGGTGCTGTGA